In a genomic window of Vigna angularis cultivar LongXiaoDou No.4 chromosome 6, ASM1680809v1, whole genome shotgun sequence:
- the LOC128197408 gene encoding uncharacterized protein LOC128197408, protein MTSDNKRFISFEKKQGFVTYGDNNKGRIMGTGNIGGGSTLTIKDVLYVEGLKHNLLSISQLCDKGFKHRRNVPCTASFILSRTTYSSVGELKRNVERASFRRIKIHSFRTITTESGRRGFTGANA, encoded by the exons ATGACTAGTGACAATAAAAGATtcatctcttttgagaagaagcaaggatttgtaacgtatggggataacaacaaaggcaGAATAATGGGTACTGGAAACATTGGAGGAGGAAGCACTTTGACAATAAAAGATGTCTTATACGTTGAAGGCCTCAAACATAATCTTCTAAGCATAAGCCAACTATGCGACAAAGGtttcaag caccgtaggaaTGTTCCCTGCACCGCGAGCTTCATTTTAAGCCGAACAACTTACAGTTCTG TTGGAGAGCTTAAGAGAAACGTTGAGAGAGCTTCTTTTAGACGAATCAAGATCCACTCATTTAGGACGATCACtactgaatccgg aaggagaggCTTCACTGGAGCAAACGCTTGA